In Hahella sp. KA22, one genomic interval encodes:
- a CDS encoding AMP-binding protein, producing MMSSNYIEELLQATPQASGLLFHALKDGNSAYHIGVSFTLRTPASEAEIGDLWRRIQTSQPALRSVFLWRGLRTPHQAVYASPRIALDYAPLAASDHKARCLDWLAQSKARPFELDAEVFRIACLHDVAAGTLSIAFCFHHILMDGWSSSLLVSLWVQGLRGQAIPPLASRLYSQQLWKGLDPEALQRSREYWRDALQGVDDRDVAVTTKLLDEPLFRRATSKSNTDAAPLAETTAKAGRLWPQARKAEIEALCRRAGVTPASFVYLCWALTLSKLTFQKTVAFGCAFSGREAALAQNAEQQPLGLFTNTTPLLLTLDGAWTLEKALRAMFQTLQRTQAHEKTPPLLIREIAGQREELYDSLVVFDNYPIDPSLQDASYATSLTDLHTEETTHFGLTLTVSGADAWKVELSAGETFSGDPAAVTAAFHAFDSLAADLVAQADDAPIADGLLQLVPDQAQASHLVAGATTATADINAALQGIRQRLIEAPQNIGLIDGDRLIGHGELAQRIAAVQAQLARAGFVVGDRVGVHAPKGEGSTVAILAILFSGGSYFYLNPKDPTSRRQTLLELAGCGIVLSDAALIPELGADSGCLLLEIEERVEIGTIGETEASPAAQMDSDPSTLRSQLPVLCSQRRPEDEFYFIFTSGTTGAPKGISIRNESVANLLDWFIGETGLTQADRVLGLTDLNFDPSVEDLFGSLCVGATLIYPPPLVLQERAAFIRMMQETEATLVNFIPGAIAPLLEDAPRLPAMRLWIFGGEELPLRLRDQLLAQGYAVSNHYGPSETTVDCLSARQSLDAEIAIGWPIQNVVAYCADIFGKPLPPGVRGELWVAGRAVARGYATNPVETARAFVNYQDQRFYRTGDAVTFSPASGFNYLGRIDDQVKINGVRIEPRELERVVETMAEVQASCLLPVSDPGGKRQWRLFVDSAAPAAQLEPRVREHIRRHLPESWTPSRILAVNGFARTLTGKVDRRRLLDIAARQAREDAQTAAAQAPLTDPVEAQVQAIWRDILETPAVASDINFFDAGGDSIKIITLQSQLQQRFARDIGVAVIFEHPTIASFAAWIRRSEASAEHTGAQTDPADAGAASTQAHILSSARSGKNRLADRRRKVKGSSVS from the coding sequence ATGATGTCGTCAAACTACATTGAGGAGTTGCTGCAGGCGACTCCGCAAGCGAGCGGTTTGCTGTTTCATGCGTTGAAGGACGGCAACAGCGCCTATCACATTGGCGTGTCCTTTACTCTGCGCACGCCGGCGAGCGAGGCGGAAATTGGCGACCTGTGGCGGCGAATCCAAACGTCGCAGCCCGCCCTGCGATCCGTTTTCCTGTGGCGTGGCCTGCGTACGCCGCATCAGGCGGTGTATGCGTCGCCCCGCATTGCTTTGGATTATGCGCCTCTCGCTGCGTCAGACCACAAAGCCCGCTGTCTCGACTGGCTGGCCCAGTCCAAGGCGCGGCCCTTCGAGCTGGACGCCGAAGTGTTCCGCATCGCCTGCCTGCATGACGTTGCAGCGGGGACGCTGAGCATTGCTTTCTGTTTCCATCACATACTGATGGATGGCTGGAGCAGCTCGTTACTGGTCTCCCTGTGGGTGCAGGGCCTGCGCGGCCAGGCTATCCCGCCGCTGGCGTCGCGGCTGTATTCGCAGCAGCTTTGGAAAGGGCTGGACCCGGAAGCGCTGCAACGCAGTCGGGAGTATTGGCGTGATGCGTTGCAGGGCGTTGACGATCGGGATGTGGCGGTCACGACTAAATTACTGGATGAACCTCTGTTCCGTCGCGCGACATCAAAATCAAACACTGACGCCGCGCCGCTCGCAGAGACTACCGCAAAAGCCGGGCGTCTGTGGCCGCAGGCCCGTAAGGCGGAGATCGAGGCGCTGTGCCGTCGCGCCGGCGTGACGCCAGCAAGTTTTGTGTACCTGTGTTGGGCGCTGACCTTAAGCAAGCTTACCTTTCAGAAAACCGTGGCGTTCGGCTGCGCCTTTTCCGGGCGCGAGGCGGCGTTGGCGCAGAATGCAGAGCAGCAGCCGTTGGGACTGTTCACCAACACGACGCCGCTGTTGCTGACCCTGGACGGGGCCTGGACCCTGGAAAAGGCGCTGCGTGCGATGTTCCAGACCTTGCAGCGCACTCAGGCCCACGAAAAAACGCCGCCGCTGCTGATTCGGGAAATAGCGGGACAGAGAGAAGAACTGTATGACTCGCTGGTCGTGTTCGACAACTATCCCATCGACCCCAGTTTGCAGGACGCGTCCTACGCCACCAGCCTGACTGATCTGCATACCGAGGAAACCACCCATTTCGGCCTGACCCTCACAGTTTCCGGCGCGGACGCCTGGAAAGTCGAGTTAAGCGCGGGCGAAACCTTTAGCGGCGATCCCGCCGCAGTCACCGCGGCGTTTCACGCCTTCGACAGTCTGGCGGCGGATCTGGTCGCGCAGGCGGACGACGCGCCGATTGCGGACGGCTTGTTACAGCTGGTCCCGGATCAGGCGCAGGCGAGCCATCTGGTGGCGGGAGCGACCACTGCGACGGCGGACATCAACGCTGCCTTGCAGGGCATACGTCAGCGCCTGATCGAGGCGCCGCAAAACATCGGCCTGATCGACGGCGACCGGCTCATCGGCCACGGCGAACTGGCGCAACGCATCGCCGCCGTGCAGGCGCAATTAGCGCGCGCAGGCTTTGTGGTCGGCGACAGGGTAGGCGTGCATGCGCCGAAAGGCGAAGGATCGACGGTGGCGATTCTGGCGATCCTGTTCAGCGGCGGCAGCTACTTTTATCTCAACCCGAAAGACCCGACGTCGCGCAGGCAGACGCTATTGGAACTGGCGGGCTGCGGCATTGTGCTGAGCGACGCCGCGCTGATCCCCGAACTGGGCGCGGATAGCGGTTGCCTTCTATTGGAAATAGAGGAAAGAGTAGAGATAGGGACGATAGGGGAGACCGAGGCGTCGCCCGCTGCACAGATGGACAGCGATCCCTCGACCTTGCGGTCCCAGCTTCCGGTTTTGTGCTCGCAACGGCGTCCCGAAGACGAGTTTTATTTCATTTTCACCTCCGGCACCACCGGCGCGCCCAAAGGCATCTCCATTCGCAACGAGTCCGTCGCGAATCTGCTGGACTGGTTCATTGGTGAAACCGGCCTCACCCAGGCGGACCGGGTGCTGGGACTGACGGACCTGAATTTCGATCCCAGCGTGGAAGACCTGTTCGGCAGCCTCTGCGTGGGCGCTACGCTGATATACCCCCCGCCGCTGGTTTTACAGGAACGCGCGGCGTTTATTCGCATGATGCAGGAGACAGAGGCGACTCTGGTCAACTTCATCCCCGGCGCCATTGCGCCGTTGCTGGAAGACGCTCCCAGGCTGCCCGCCATGCGGTTGTGGATCTTCGGCGGGGAAGAACTGCCGTTGCGCTTGCGGGACCAGCTGCTGGCTCAGGGATACGCGGTGAGCAACCATTATGGCCCCAGCGAGACGACCGTGGACTGCCTGAGCGCCAGACAATCGCTGGATGCGGAGATCGCCATTGGCTGGCCTATTCAGAACGTCGTCGCTTATTGCGCGGATATCTTCGGCAAGCCGCTGCCTCCCGGCGTACGCGGCGAGCTGTGGGTGGCGGGGCGTGCGGTGGCCCGGGGCTACGCCACAAACCCGGTCGAGACCGCCAGAGCCTTCGTCAACTATCAGGATCAAAGGTTCTATCGCACTGGAGACGCGGTGACCTTTTCTCCGGCGAGCGGATTCAACTACCTGGGACGCATCGACGATCAGGTGAAAATCAACGGCGTGCGCATCGAGCCCCGCGAGCTGGAACGGGTGGTGGAAACCATGGCGGAGGTGCAGGCCAGTTGTCTGCTGCCGGTCAGCGACCCAGGCGGCAAGCGGCAATGGCGGCTGTTCGTCGACAGCGCTGCGCCAGCGGCGCAACTGGAGCCCCGGGTTCGCGAGCACATTCGCCGGCATCTGCCGGAGTCCTGGACCCCGTCGCGAATTCTGGCGGTGAACGGTTTTGCGCGTACGCTCACCGGCAAAGTCGACCGTCGGCGACTACTCGATATCGCCGCCCGGCAGGCCCGGGAAGACGCTCAGACAGCGGCGGCGCAGGCGCCGCTGACGGACCCGGTGGAAGCGCAGGTGCAGGCGATCTGGCGCGACATTCTGGAGACCCCGGCAGTGGCGTCGGACATCAACTTTTTCGACGCCGGCGGCGACTCCATCAAAATTATTACCCTGCAATCGCAACTGCAGCAACGATTCGCCCGGGACATTGGCGTGGCGGTTATTTTTGAGCATCCGACCATCGCTTCCTTCGCCGCCTGGATCAGGCGCAGCGAAGCGTCCGCAGAGCATACCGGCGCGCAGACGGACCCGGCTGACGCCGGCGCTGCGTCCACCCAGGCACATATCCTGTCGTCCGCCCGTTCCGGCAAGAACCGGCTGGCCGACAGACGGCGTAAAGTAAAAGGAAGTTCAGTATCATGA
- a CDS encoding ACP S-malonyltransferase, giving the protein MDSAKTVFLFPGVGAQQPDMFAEFLVYPEYRERLQEVSELSQVNLQEVIHGERRDALKQVRVAQLALTATTVAIADILRKHCGLVPDFVMGHSLGQYPAMCAAGYLDLATLTQVVNLRSEIVEACARQFEQGEMCWVLHAPAATVAQEVEKARAEDGVNIYISAIDAFDQATVSGEMAEIRRFAPRMEAMGGLLYPLKIGGPFHSPLMAEARAQLERQLDFLPTAQPVEQLSRLVCNVSGAETPAANIKASILQHLTSPVQWLRSLQYVAQNGVTRYLEISPKSVLSYLTQRATLPMQSVCEPQDLFAFAQTMSAPQNRREQFLQRCCYHLYSAKLPVLDDPGAVQQLRRIRNEVKETLADADRQQDKNDRQAAFIHARTQQWLNIIEDAGAVSLAIDKRRLQHLYDAAERCA; this is encoded by the coding sequence ATGGATTCAGCTAAAACCGTCTTTCTTTTTCCCGGAGTGGGCGCCCAGCAGCCGGATATGTTCGCCGAATTCCTGGTCTATCCCGAGTATCGGGAGCGCCTGCAGGAAGTGTCGGAGCTGTCCCAGGTCAACCTGCAGGAGGTGATTCATGGCGAGCGCCGCGACGCCCTAAAGCAGGTGCGCGTCGCCCAGTTGGCGCTGACGGCGACCACCGTCGCCATCGCCGACATTTTGCGCAAGCACTGCGGGCTGGTTCCCGATTTTGTGATGGGACACAGCCTGGGGCAATATCCCGCCATGTGCGCCGCCGGCTATCTGGATCTGGCTACGCTGACGCAGGTGGTCAATCTGCGTTCGGAGATCGTCGAGGCCTGTGCGCGTCAGTTCGAGCAAGGCGAAATGTGCTGGGTGCTGCACGCCCCGGCCGCGACCGTCGCGCAGGAAGTGGAGAAGGCGAGAGCAGAGGATGGGGTGAATATCTACATCTCCGCCATAGACGCCTTCGATCAGGCGACGGTCTCTGGAGAAATGGCGGAGATTAGACGTTTTGCGCCGCGGATGGAGGCCATGGGCGGTCTGCTGTATCCCCTGAAGATCGGCGGACCTTTCCACTCTCCGCTGATGGCGGAGGCGCGCGCGCAACTGGAGCGCCAGCTTGACTTCCTGCCCACCGCACAACCGGTCGAGCAGCTGTCCCGCCTGGTCTGTAATGTGAGCGGCGCGGAAACGCCGGCGGCGAACATAAAAGCCTCCATCCTGCAACACCTGACGTCGCCGGTGCAGTGGTTGCGGAGTTTGCAGTATGTGGCGCAAAACGGCGTCACCCGTTATCTGGAAATTTCCCCCAAATCCGTCCTGAGTTATCTGACCCAGCGCGCGACCTTGCCTATGCAATCGGTTTGCGAGCCTCAGGACCTGTTCGCCTTCGCACAGACGATGAGCGCGCCGCAGAATCGCCGCGAGCAGTTTCTGCAGCGCTGCTGTTATCACCTGTACAGCGCGAAACTGCCGGTTCTGGATGATCCCGGCGCCGTGCAACAGCTGCGACGCATCAGAAACGAAGTAAAGGAGACGCTGGCTGATGCGGACCGCCAACAGGACAAAAACGACAGACAGGCTGCCTTCATTCACGCCCGCACCCAGCAGTGGCTGAACATTATTGAAGACGCCGGCGCCGTCTCTCTGGCCATCGACAAGCGCAGGCTGCAACACCTTTACGACGCGGCGGAGCGTTGCGCATGA
- a CDS encoding type I polyketide synthase has protein sequence MKREFSGNEVAIIGISCRFPQSPDWRAFWRNLLAGRELVSFFSRDELLAAGAPSDLIDLPNYVPAKAALEDAECFDYEFFGYSQREAQKMDPQLRVLHEVSYNAFLDAGLNPGASSLNAGVFIGSTLNMERLEQFAGASQDIAEMFDVGNYNDPAAFATQIAYRMKLQGPAVHVQTACSTSLSAVHLACKSLLAGECDMALAGGACITDPVTGGYLYQNGMILSPDGHCKTFSDQGQGTVNGNGVGVVLLKLLEDALADGDPIHAVILESGMNNDGDRKVSFEAPSVQGQADVISRVYQLADIPFSSLGMIEAHGTATVLGDPIEIQALNKAAQALTPPEQLAQFRCAIGSVKSNMGHLDAAAGVAGLIKAALSVRYGKIPPTLHFNQPNPHLELDKTPFWAPTQAAAWPADQPIRRAGVSSFGIGGTNVHVLLEQPPRIGDLGAANSVESAVHTAVKTAETQTTAQRHILPLSASSPAALARLAQAYALHLDLELAEGGADLSLIVRQLQDNRSEYSCRAAFVATDGADWKQQLDAWEWTDGAEKPRDEQVWLFPGQGSQSPQMGLRLAAEFPEFGERYFRLLEQAAQLLITELGAQPGAERDALIERLKQPESLSTLYLQPLIYALQTALGVWLRQLGCQPAALCGFSLGEFAAAAVAGVFTPEEGMTLVVARARLMDATPKGAVFAVSCKQGFDDAFPAELWRVAELSPGTWTLATSEEGAAAAEAWLTRQGLTFKRVAVSHAFHTPLIESAARAFGEMLQSCALQPAQCAIFSTATGRKLDERDMCDPQYWVRQMLSPVQWGAALAEVNAAHPDALYTQIGTGVDLLQHARKWLRLQASRLTPSLGAAGVEQEATALRQFIAKTWTQGARIVWPRLHSLEARDQESLRSHLPGHAFERRVCAPLTKARSLPASSAQDSNRVASLFFGSHFYGQEWESIGAQPPERLPMDETPDIWIICRQLTQRERDLAQALETRNQRCGVIECGEWRGDFSRVHAELQDWLTQQGLRASAAMDVIVTGLLDDLDATQAQFWAFWLPVALARWSAAQPSSPRLRQVFPAVGMAAWEGTETLSAEKSQLLGPLLIAPEEYTDLSALCIDLASEQADGPDGESVAQALKPWLEHGWRGGQLYCLRRDAFWRRRVSARIQEQPLARALPDISRNSWVLITGANGGMGAAIAEHLAEVYHCHLLLLVRKSLPPRRDWAAEIARQSANAEFLQWVLSLEFKGGRVTLLQGDLGDEATLNKAFAPVFQLAAQGVGVDYVFHTAGRGEGAMMQMRSEAESLATLAPKVTGTRFLCDNLERLGKPTLLLFSSLGNLLPKEKVGQVAYVSANACLEAYAEQVRRRGGRALAIAWDDWAESGMATRSAQQLDDALKQPVRSEAEHASLWRRPLDARRDWWLDEHRMDAATTVMPAMGMVTLAYRAIAAQALAQRFSLHGVAIERPLVVQDGVELDVAVAFSDDHAAFTIFSGVGAFSAESWTRHATGKIRLGDSAISSQQAGPEPVGGKETVGDEESVGEREPLFRARDGVGVSPKGALAFGPRWRNVIAVDRVAPDAVAVQLQLPAAYQGEAAAEGLHVALLDTATLIASPEQEDAQYAPVSIGAFTQYAPMCDRVRSRVQVSDLGAGKLLQVKIYSDANALLVAIDDLLLVDASEALRSNDSARHAVMRLRNGDASDGNFAFESRQEPRREPGPLEVEIQVRAAGLNFKDVLIALGVLPAPSDPSMTFGQEAAGVVTRVGAEVTKVRVGDRVMCAGHSCLADHVLMPERVVALIPPVLGYQQAAGVPVAFTTAWIALKHAANLKRGERILIHSAAGGVGMAAMQIALHLGAEVWVTAGSEEKRNLLVSLGAQGTANSRTREFGDVFRERLGERPFQVILNALAGELLEESVSLLAPQGRFLELGLRDILQDWKLGLSIFAKGGSFHAVQAGAEHPAYNEAWSEVVALLEREALRPLPTKAYAARDIAEAFQFMAQGRHIGKIVIAMETRSEERSFAAKLREEGLSNQEGTRIALAMATLARQTSSSFAAVSKLPIGVVLEKQLSTQQMLFSASASQGAPDAADEAESLAGADAETLLTAMRAMLESFLGTDGLDVDASFFNLGATSLDLIQFAKRLEQRLAREIPVALLFKAASLRELSKELAPTESAPVDPAPSAQADLGDKRRALQARRKLRGASQRQESEVNE, from the coding sequence ATGAAGCGAGAATTTAGCGGTAACGAAGTCGCCATAATTGGTATTTCCTGCCGATTCCCCCAAAGCCCCGACTGGCGCGCGTTCTGGCGCAATCTCCTGGCCGGGCGCGAGCTGGTGTCGTTTTTTTCCAGGGACGAACTGTTGGCCGCCGGCGCGCCATCGGACCTCATCGACCTGCCCAACTACGTGCCGGCCAAAGCCGCGCTTGAGGATGCAGAGTGCTTTGACTATGAGTTTTTCGGCTATTCGCAGCGGGAAGCCCAGAAAATGGACCCGCAATTGCGGGTGCTGCACGAAGTCAGCTACAACGCCTTTCTCGACGCCGGGCTGAATCCAGGCGCGTCCTCTCTCAACGCCGGCGTGTTCATCGGTTCGACGCTGAACATGGAGCGACTGGAGCAGTTCGCGGGCGCCAGTCAGGACATTGCGGAAATGTTCGACGTCGGCAACTACAACGACCCCGCCGCCTTCGCCACGCAGATCGCCTATCGTATGAAACTGCAGGGGCCGGCGGTGCATGTGCAGACCGCCTGTTCGACCTCGCTCTCCGCCGTGCACCTGGCCTGCAAGTCCTTGCTGGCGGGAGAGTGCGACATGGCGCTGGCTGGCGGCGCATGTATTACGGACCCGGTGACAGGCGGCTACCTGTACCAGAACGGTATGATCCTGTCGCCGGACGGTCACTGTAAGACTTTCTCGGATCAAGGCCAGGGCACGGTTAACGGCAATGGCGTGGGCGTGGTGTTGCTAAAGCTTTTGGAAGACGCTCTGGCGGACGGCGATCCGATTCATGCGGTGATCCTGGAGTCCGGCATGAACAACGACGGCGATCGCAAGGTAAGCTTTGAAGCCCCCAGCGTGCAGGGTCAGGCGGATGTCATTTCCCGGGTGTACCAACTGGCGGATATTCCGTTCTCCAGTCTGGGCATGATCGAAGCCCACGGCACCGCCACGGTGCTTGGAGACCCCATAGAAATTCAGGCGTTGAACAAAGCAGCGCAGGCGTTGACGCCGCCGGAGCAACTGGCGCAGTTTCGTTGCGCCATCGGCAGCGTAAAATCCAACATGGGGCATCTGGATGCGGCGGCGGGCGTCGCCGGTCTGATTAAGGCCGCCTTGAGCGTTCGCTACGGCAAAATTCCCCCCACGCTGCATTTCAACCAGCCCAACCCGCACCTGGAGCTGGATAAAACCCCTTTCTGGGCTCCTACCCAGGCGGCAGCGTGGCCAGCGGATCAGCCCATACGCCGCGCAGGGGTCAGTTCATTCGGCATCGGCGGCACCAATGTCCATGTGCTGCTGGAGCAACCGCCGCGCATCGGGGATCTGGGCGCAGCCAATTCTGTGGAGAGCGCCGTGCATACCGCCGTGAAGACCGCTGAGACACAGACGACGGCGCAGAGGCATATTCTGCCGCTGTCGGCATCCTCGCCGGCGGCGCTGGCCCGGTTGGCGCAAGCCTACGCCTTGCATCTGGACCTGGAGCTTGCAGAGGGCGGCGCGGATCTGTCGCTAATCGTCCGGCAGTTGCAGGACAACCGCAGCGAGTATTCCTGTCGCGCGGCCTTTGTCGCCACCGACGGCGCGGACTGGAAGCAGCAGCTGGACGCATGGGAATGGACGGACGGCGCCGAGAAGCCCAGAGACGAACAGGTCTGGCTGTTCCCGGGGCAGGGATCGCAATCCCCGCAAATGGGTCTGCGTCTGGCGGCGGAATTTCCCGAATTCGGCGAACGTTATTTCCGTCTGCTGGAGCAGGCGGCGCAATTACTGATCACAGAACTGGGCGCGCAGCCCGGCGCTGAGCGGGACGCCCTGATCGAGCGCCTCAAACAGCCGGAATCCTTGTCGACGCTGTATCTGCAACCGCTGATCTATGCGCTGCAAACCGCCCTGGGTGTTTGGCTGCGCCAGCTGGGCTGTCAGCCGGCGGCTTTGTGTGGCTTCAGCCTGGGGGAATTCGCCGCAGCGGCGGTCGCAGGCGTTTTCACCCCTGAAGAGGGCATGACGCTGGTGGTCGCCCGCGCCAGGCTGATGGACGCCACGCCCAAAGGCGCGGTGTTCGCCGTGAGCTGCAAGCAAGGCTTTGACGATGCATTTCCCGCTGAGTTGTGGCGGGTTGCGGAACTGAGTCCGGGAACCTGGACCCTGGCGACCTCGGAGGAGGGCGCTGCGGCGGCGGAAGCCTGGCTGACGCGCCAGGGACTGACGTTCAAGCGCGTCGCGGTGTCCCACGCCTTCCATACGCCGTTGATCGAATCGGCGGCGCGGGCGTTCGGCGAAATGCTGCAATCCTGCGCGCTGCAACCGGCGCAATGCGCCATTTTCTCGACCGCCACGGGCCGCAAGCTCGACGAGCGCGACATGTGCGATCCGCAATACTGGGTGCGGCAAATGCTGTCGCCGGTGCAGTGGGGCGCGGCGCTGGCGGAAGTGAATGCGGCGCATCCTGATGCGCTCTATACGCAAATCGGAACCGGCGTGGATTTGCTGCAGCATGCGCGTAAATGGCTGCGTCTGCAGGCGTCAAGATTGACGCCAAGTCTGGGCGCCGCCGGCGTGGAGCAAGAGGCGACGGCGCTACGCCAGTTTATCGCCAAAACTTGGACCCAGGGCGCGCGCATAGTCTGGCCCAGATTGCATTCCCTGGAGGCGCGGGATCAAGAAAGCCTGCGCAGCCATCTGCCTGGTCACGCCTTTGAGCGTCGCGTCTGTGCGCCACTGACGAAGGCGCGTTCATTACCTGCATCTTCCGCACAGGATTCAAACAGGGTCGCTTCGCTGTTCTTTGGCTCGCATTTTTATGGTCAGGAATGGGAAAGCATTGGCGCGCAACCGCCCGAACGTTTGCCGATGGATGAAACCCCGGATATCTGGATTATCTGTCGTCAATTGACGCAACGAGAACGGGATCTGGCGCAGGCGCTGGAAACCCGCAACCAGCGCTGTGGAGTGATCGAGTGCGGCGAGTGGCGAGGCGATTTCAGCAGGGTTCATGCTGAGTTGCAGGACTGGCTGACGCAGCAGGGGTTGCGGGCGTCTGCGGCGATGGACGTGATTGTCACCGGGTTGCTGGATGACCTGGACGCCACACAGGCGCAATTCTGGGCGTTCTGGCTGCCGGTGGCGCTGGCCAGGTGGAGCGCGGCGCAGCCGTCCTCGCCGAGATTAAGACAGGTATTTCCCGCCGTCGGCATGGCGGCCTGGGAGGGAACGGAAACCCTGAGCGCGGAAAAAAGCCAGTTGCTGGGCCCATTGCTGATTGCGCCGGAAGAGTACACGGACCTGTCAGCCCTGTGCATAGACCTGGCGAGCGAGCAGGCGGACGGCCCTGATGGGGAAAGCGTCGCCCAGGCTCTCAAACCCTGGCTGGAGCACGGCTGGCGCGGCGGCCAGTTGTATTGCCTGCGACGCGATGCGTTCTGGCGTCGACGTGTGAGCGCACGGATACAGGAGCAACCTCTGGCGCGCGCGCTCCCAGACATCAGCCGCAACAGCTGGGTGCTCATCACCGGCGCCAATGGCGGCATGGGCGCGGCGATTGCGGAGCATCTGGCGGAGGTCTACCACTGTCATCTGCTGTTGCTGGTGCGCAAGTCTCTGCCGCCGCGACGGGACTGGGCGGCGGAGATCGCCAGGCAGAGCGCCAACGCTGAGTTTCTGCAATGGGTGCTGAGCCTGGAATTCAAAGGTGGCCGCGTCACTTTGCTGCAGGGGGATCTTGGCGACGAAGCAACTCTGAACAAGGCTTTCGCGCCGGTGTTCCAGCTCGCGGCGCAGGGCGTTGGCGTCGACTATGTGTTCCATACCGCTGGTCGCGGCGAAGGCGCCATGATGCAGATGCGCTCGGAGGCGGAATCCCTCGCCACCCTGGCGCCGAAAGTCACGGGAACCCGTTTCCTGTGCGACAACCTGGAGCGGCTGGGGAAACCGACCCTGTTGCTGTTCTCCAGTCTGGGCAACCTGCTGCCGAAGGAAAAAGTCGGTCAGGTCGCCTATGTTTCCGCCAACGCCTGTCTGGAGGCATACGCCGAACAGGTGCGTCGACGGGGCGGCCGCGCGCTGGCCATCGCCTGGGACGACTGGGCGGAGTCCGGCATGGCGACGCGCTCGGCGCAGCAACTGGATGACGCCCTCAAACAGCCTGTGCGGTCCGAAGCGGAGCATGCCTCGCTGTGGCGCCGCCCCCTGGACGCCAGGCGGGACTGGTGGCTGGACGAGCACCGCATGGATGCCGCCACGACGGTGATGCCGGCCATGGGCATGGTGACGCTGGCCTATCGCGCCATCGCCGCACAAGCGCTGGCGCAACGGTTTTCCCTGCACGGCGTCGCCATTGAAAGGCCGCTGGTGGTGCAGGACGGAGTAGAGTTAGACGTGGCGGTGGCGTTCTCCGACGACCACGCCGCTTTCACGATTTTCTCCGGCGTTGGCGCATTCTCCGCAGAGTCCTGGACCCGCCACGCAACTGGCAAAATCCGCCTTGGCGATAGCGCAATCTCATCGCAACAGGCGGGCCCGGAGCCAGTCGGGGGTAAGGAGACAGTCGGGGACGAGGAGTCAGTTGGGGAGAGGGAGCCTCTGTTCCGCGCTCGCGATGGTGTCGGCGTCAGCCCCAAAGGCGCGCTGGCCTTCGGACCGCGCTGGCGCAATGTGATCGCGGTGGATCGCGTCGCCCCCGACGCCGTCGCTGTGCAATTGCAGCTGCCGGCGGCTTATCAGGGCGAAGCGGCGGCGGAGGGGCTGCATGTCGCATTGCTGGACACCGCCACCCTGATCGCCTCTCCGGAACAGGAAGACGCGCAATATGCGCCAGTGTCCATCGGCGCCTTCACGCAGTATGCGCCCATGTGCGACCGGGTCAGGAGCCGGGTGCAGGTCAGCGATCTGGGCGCCGGTAAATTGCTGCAGGTGAAAATCTATTCGGATGCGAACGCCTTGTTGGTGGCGATCGACGACCTGCTGCTGGTGGATGCGTCTGAAGCGTTACGCAGTAATGACTCGGCCCGTCACGCCGTCATGCGTTTGCGCAATGGCGACGCCAGCGACGGCAATTTCGCCTTCGAATCCCGCCAGGAGCCGCGCCGGGAGCCCGGCCCGCTGGAGGTGGAGATTCAAGTCAGGGCGGCGGGTCTGAACTTCAAGGATGTCTTGATCGCCCTGGGGGTTTTACCCGCGCCGTCCGATCCAAGCATGACCTTCGGCCAGGAAGCGGCGGGCGTCGTCACCCGGGTTGGCGCGGAGGTGACGAAGGTTCGCGTCGGCGACCGCGTGATGTGCGCGGGACACAGCTGTCTGGCGGACCATGTCCTGATGCCGGAGCGGGTGGTGGCTCTTATCCCCCCTGTGCTCGGATATCAGCAGGCCGCCGGCGTTCCTGTCGCGTTCACCACCGCCTGGATCGCTCTGAAGCATGCCGCCAATCTCAAACGGGGCGAACGCATACTGATCCATTCCGCCGCTGGGGGCGTGGGCATGGCGGCGATGCAGATCGCGTTGCATCTGGGGGCGGAAGTCTGGGTCACCGCCGGCAGCGAAGAAAAACGCAATCTGCTGGTGAGTCTGGGCGCCCAGGGCACGGCGAACTCCAGAACCCGTGAATTCGGCGACGTTTTCCGCGAGCGCCTGGGCGAACGGCCTTTCCAGGTGATTCTCAACGCGCTGGCGGGAGAACTTCTGGAAGAAAGCGTGTCTTTGTTAGCGCCGCAAGGTCGTTTTCTGGAGCTTGGCCTGCGGGACATCCTGCAGGATTGGAAGCTGGGATTGTCGATTTTTGCGAAGGGCGGCAGTTTCCACGCCGTGCAAGCCGGGGCGGAGCACCCTGCTTACAATGAAGCCTGGTCCGAGGTCGTGGCGCTGCTGGAGCGGGAGGCGCTGAGACCGCTGCCCACCAAAGCCTACGCCGCCAGAGACATCGCCGAGGCGTTTCAGTTTATGGCCCAGGGCAGGCACATCGGAAAGATCGTCATTGCGATGGAGACGCGTTCGGAGGAGCGAAGCTTCGCCGCCAAACTGCGGGAAGAGGGACTGTCGAACCAGGAAGGAACACGTATTGCCCTGGCGATGGCGACCCTGGCGCGCCAGACCTCATCGTCTTTTGCCGCTGTATCCAAACTGCCGATCGGCGTCGTGCTGGAGAAACAACTGAGCACTCAGCAGATGCTGTTCAGCGCCAGCGCTTCTCAGGGCGCGCCGGACGCCGCCGATGAGGCGGAATCTCTGGCGGGCGCGGACGCGGAAACGCTGCTGACGGCGATGCGCGCCATGCTGGAAAGCTTCCTGGGGACGGACGGGCTGGATGTTGACGCCAGCTTCTTCAACCTGGGAGCGACCTCACTGGACCTGATCCAGTTCGCCAAGCGACTGGAGCAAAGGCTGGCCCGTGAGATTCCGGTGGCCCTGCTGTTTAAAGCCGCCTCCCTGCGTGAGTTGAGCAAGGAACTGGCGCCGACGGAATCCGCCCCGGTCGATCCCGCGCCGTCTGCGCAGGCGGACCTTGGCGACAAGCGACGGGCGCTGCAGGCCCGTCGCAAGTTGCGGGGCGCGAGCCAGCGTCAGGAGAGCGAAGTCAATGAATAA